AGGTGAGCCATGGGCCATTTGTGGTGATGGGTGGGGGGTACAGCTACCTGATGGGCAGGTCCTGATGGATTCATCCCTGCCAGACACTGGTACCAATGCATGTTACATGGAGGAGGCAAGGCATGTGGCAGTGCTGGATGAGGACCGGGGCCGCGTCTGCATCAGCGTTGAGTGGGGCTCCTTCAGTGATgatggggtcctgggaccagTGCTGACCACCTTTGACCATGCCCTGGACCGAGAGTCCTTGAATCCTGGTGCCCAGAGGTGGCCTGACCTTCTGCTCTAGGGCCTATCACTCTTCTGCTCCCTTTCTCACTGCTGTCCCTGAACTCAGGTCCTTAGGCCCCTCCCTATTGCTTGCTCATAGGGTTTCCAGGTGGCATCTTGGGGGGCCCTGGCCAGGCTCAAAGAAGGAAGGGCTCAAGATTCTAGAACCCAGAATTTTCAACTCATAGCCCTCTCTTATTACTAACAGGCATTGGGGATTGGGGGTAGCAAAATGTTCCCTGTCCTCCAGGAACCCCTCTGAACCTAACCTAAGCCAGAGGGGGAAGTGGGGTCTGGATAAACACCCATCTATCTCCTGGGAAGCCATTGCTTCTGGAACCTCCAGTCTGGGGGACCCCAAAGAaaatgatctttcttttggggcCCTTGAAGGTGGGGCCAGGTGGGCTAAGGGCTTAGGGAAATCTCTGTCCAGATACCCTTCTTACCTGTAGGTTTGAGAAGATGATTGGAGGCTTGTACCTGGGTGAGCTGGTGAGGCTTGTGTTGGCTCACCTGGCTCAGCGAGGGGTCCTCTTTGGTGGCTgcacctcccctgccctgctgAGCCGAGGCAGCATCCTCCTGGAGCATGTGGCTGAGACGGAGGAGTAAGTAGGGAAAGCCAGTGGGCTTAGACAAGAAGCTTCTTGGcttgggagaggggaggatgCTCTGTCCCCCAGGTagccatggggctgggggagggcaggaagcttTGGGGCTACTTGAGTCCCAAAGCAGTACCCTGTGTCCCTCCAGCCCCTTGGCTGGGGCAGCCCGTGTGCATGCTTTGCTGCAGGACTTGGGCCTGAGCGTGGGGGCCTCGGATGCTGAACTCGTGCAGTATGTGTGTGCAGCCGTGTTTACTCGGGCTGCCCGGCTCTGTGCCGCCGCCCTGGCTGCTGTTCTCTCCCGCCTCCAGCACAGCCGGGAGCAGCAGATGCTTCAGATTGCTGTGGCCACCGGAGGCCAAGTGTTTGAGAGACACCCCAGGTACTGGAAATACACACAATCCTGTGTGAGCAAGCAGCAGGAACATGAGTGTTTTCCATAAAGACCCAGAGGGCACTCAGGCACCATGTGTGTGAGGCAGTGGGTACGAGTGGCACCTGAGCAGAGTAAGGTCAGATGGGGACTAAGGGAGGCCAGAAGAagtcagaagagagaaaagatgctTCCCTTTGGGTGTGCAAGGGAGGGGGACTCTGGGGGCACTGGGAGCATTGGAGACACTGGGCATAAGGTTGATGTAGAGCTGGATTTAGAACTGAAGGGATCTGAAGTGATGGGGCTTGCTGAAGCCCTGGGGTTCAGGGTCAGGTGTCAAGCCAGGTATGCCTGCTTTGTGTCTGTGTAGTTTCCTCAGCATCCTGCAGGAGACTGTGAAGCTCCTGGCCCCCGAATGTGATGTCTCCTTCATTCCCTCTGTGGATGGGGGTGGCCGGGGCGTGGCAATGGTGACTGCTGTGGCTGCCCGTCTGGCTGCTCACCGGCGCCTGCTGGAAGAGACCTTGGCACCTTTCCGGTTGAACCATAAGCAGCTGGCAGCAGTGCAGGCACAGATGCGGGAGGCAATGGTCAAGGGGCTCCGAGGGGAGGCCTCATCCCTCCGCATGCTGCCCACTTATGTCCGGGCAACGCCTGATGGCACTGGTGAGGACCTGGCCTGAGTGTGGGGCTGGGGTGTGGGCTCCTGGAGGTCACAGAATGTGCTTTGTCCTGACACTGAGGACCTCTGTCCCGCAGAGCGTGGGGACTTCCTGGCCCTGGACCTGGGGGGCACCAACTTCCGGGTGCTCTTGGTGCGCGTGACAGCAGGAGGTGTGAAGATCACCAGCCAGGTCTACTCCATCCCGGAGGATGTGGCCCAGGGCTCTGGACAGCAGGTAGCCAGAGCTTGGACCTGATGTCAGGGGCGGGGAAGGACCAGAGCTGGGCCACCCCCTGACTTGCCCTCCACCTCAGCTCTTCGACCACATCGTGGACTGCATTGTGGACTTCCAGCAGAAGCAGGGCCTGAGTGGGCAGAGCCTCCCGCTGGGTTTCACCTTCTCCTTCCCATGCAGGCAGCTCGGCCTCGACCAGGTGAGGGAGGGCCAGGAGAAACCATCCCCAAGGGCTTTCCACCCTCATACCCTTCATGGAAtaggcaggaggctggggagaaggcTTCAagtgggctggggatgggggagggcagaagcaCGGCTGGGCTGAGCCAACACCTAGCCTCGGTTTCATTGGACATGGGGGTGTGGTAAAATGGCCTGGAATCCAGGGCTGTAAAGAGGCCTGGGATGGAAAAGATTACGGATACCCCTGGGGACTGTTAATGGGCAGGAAAGTGGAGCCAGGTTAGGTGTGGGCACTTGGGAGCAGTATAGGCCCAGATCAGGGCTGATGAAGGAACACATTGCCTGTACCCCACAGCCCTGGTGTACTGATCTAGGAGACCTGAGGGGAACAGCACTCGTTCCTAGTTCTCGAAAGGGCTCGGTTGCCTGGCTTCTTTGCCCTATCTCCCCTTCCCAAACTTGCTGCGTCCCTCTCCTGCCTGGCTTGGTGTTGCGTGCCTGACCGGAATGGCAGAGCCGCAGGCGCGGATCTAGACACGGCAGCACTAAGCCTACGCCTCTGCATGGCCTTCAGCAAGAATGCTAGGCTTCTGAGTGCACACCTCTGACGCCTGTCGTGGAGACAGCTCCTCCCGTACTCTGGTCCAAGCTCCCAGGAGTCTCCTCATCAATACCCCCAGCTTCTGCCAAAAAGCCTCCTGTGAGGAAGAACTTGCTGCCCCTGAAATTGCCCACTATGTTCTTCCTGAAAAGCTCTGCCTACTCTACCCCACCCAGCCTTTGTGCAGTGTTCAGCTCTGCTGCAGCTCTGACCTCTCTCAGACACATGCTTCTGTACTTGGCTTTCTTTTACACAGTGGCCCTTTGGAATCAAGCAATTCAGCAGTGTCTCCCTGCTGGTCTGCTCCGCTCTAGACTAAGCATGCTGGTACCATTTGATTATTCCTTGTAAGGTGTGAGAAGCAGGTGGGACTCAGTATGCAAAATCAGGTGCGCAAGAAGACACACGGTCCTATTCATTTTCTAGAACTGAACTTAATTTCTGTGTTGAGCCCacattctttttggggggggtgataACTTAATGATAATCAATTTGGGAACCTTTTTCCCCAGATAAGGGCCCCTTTCAGCTGCATAGCATCCTTTGCTGTGTATGGGCAGACACTCTGGGAACTCAGGAGATGTTCAGGCCCCAGCTGTAAGGACTCTGCCACTTCCTCTCTTGACACCTCCCTTGACAGCTCACCTTCCCCTCCatggggaaggaggacagagaccTACTCTGCTATCAGATCACTCAGatctcttctgtctcctcccttcccacaggGGCATGGCCCAGGGAGAGGCATAGGACACCCTTCTCAGGAAAGTCCAAAACCTGGCTCTGAGGGCCCcccagctccccttccccagaCCAGGGGTCTTTCTTTTGTCTGGGAGCAGAGAAGTATTGCTGCTATTTGTAATCTGGGTTCCCCCACATTAGCCTTCCTTCTCATTTGCCCTCTCACTCTCTGGTTTCTGGTTTCTATGTTTGAGACAATGAGCATTGAGCACTCTGGCTGTGGTTACATagggaaaggaataaaaggaaatattgttGGGGGAAGCATCAGTTCATATCTCTAAAATCTTCTGCCCCaaagatttcccttttttttttttttaaaggtttatttattttagcgagagtgcgggggtggggaggcagaggggcagggagagagagaatcttgagcagactccctgctgagcatggagcccagatgcagggctctatcccaccaccctgagatcatgacctgagccgaaatcaagagttagacactcaactgactgagcccccagggcgCCCCCCCGGAAGGTTCTCATACTTGCTCTACATGCTCCTACTTTGGGCAGAGCTGTGATTTTCTAACAGCAGGAGAATAATTCCCCTGCCCGCTCCCTCAGAGGAAGCACACTTAGGAAAGAATAGTCTTAGACTGTCTAGCCCATCACTAAGTTCACAATTTAAGGCCAGTTTCTCCCAATAAAGGCCTGTCTTGTCTCCTCCCATCCTGCCTAGGTGTTCTGGGTTCTGGCTTTTCCTTTTGTCCTTCACTCATTTCTGGAACACACAAGTGAATCTCCTATTGATACGGCTCTGTCCCTaattcctcagtttccttattctcAAGTAACTCTTATCAGTTCTTTCTAAAAGAGCAGAATTTTCTGTCATTTGGACCTCTGAGCCTTCTTTGTCCTCCTTCTTCTCATACGTAGCACTATTTTACCTGCTCTGTTCATTCCTAACCCAATTATGAAGGGCCATTCCTTCTGGGCAGCCGTCTTAAAACGTCCAGACTCTCAGACCATCTGAGCATTCTGGCACTAATAATAGAAGACACAGGTCTGATAGTTATTAATAGGTTTCTTTACACTGGAAGCCTCCTGGGGAGttaggtgggggcagagggcaaggccCTCAACCATGTGGCAGAGTGGGCATGGAATCCTGCTTGGTGAGGGGGGATATCATATGCTTCTGATGGGATACAGACTttgcagagggagagtgagattCCAAGGGCCTTCACCTTCCTGCCCCACCTTTGTCCCACCCCAGGGCATCCTCTTAAACTGGACAAAAGGTTTCAGTGCATCAGACTGTGAGGGCCAAGACGTTGTGTGTCTGCTGCGGGAAGCCATTGGGCGAAGACAGGTGAGGGGTCTGCCTCCTGGGGTGCTTTGGGGCTGTGGCAGGACTTGAAGGGAGCAAAGGGTCTCCTGCTTCTTGACCTGGGGCGGGTGGAGTGGGTGGCTCTCTGCAGTAGAGACCTCTGGTCCAGCGCTGGTTGCCGTGACAACCGCGTTGCCCAGCAACTAGCAGCATCCTTTTGTGTGCAGGCAGTAGAGCTGAATGTGGTTGCCATTGTCAATGACACGGTGGGGACCATGATGTCCTGTGGCTATGAGGATCCCCGTTGCGAGGTCGGCCTCATCGTTGGTGAGGAGGGCCCTGCTCTTTTGTGCTCCTACTGCCGGATGTTAATTCATTGCCTCCTGTTGATTCCTCAGGTTGGACGTTCCTCTGGCCTAGGGGATGTGGCATCATTCCTGCCTGACTCAGCTAGGCCCTGCAACACTCATTTAGGCTGGGTGTCTGAACTTGGCTCAGCTCAGCTACTGATTCATAGTCATTtaagctttctgagcctcagtttgccctTCTGTTAAATGAATCTGAGCTTTGGAGTCATACAGATTTGGGTGGAAATACTAGCTCTGCCATTTCCATCTGTATGACCTTGGCCAAATCACCagagcctcggtttccttctATGATAGAGATAATAGTAACACCTATCTCAAGGATTGTGAGGGTGAGAGGAGAGGGAACAAAGTGTGGCAGAGTGCCTGGCCCATGGTACACACTCAATGATTGGAACTGGGtagaggctgggggtggaggacagAGAATGAGCTGTGAGTGTCCTTCAGGTAGCCCAAGATCCTGTCTTTATGAAGCATTTCTCCTCTGGCCAGATAGGGGCTGcatgaagagacagaaagactATACATAAAGATGGGGGAAATACCTATCTTCTCAAAACCCACCATTTAGTGGGGATTAAGCCCGG
The Ailuropoda melanoleuca isolate Jingjing chromosome 3, ASM200744v2, whole genome shotgun sequence DNA segment above includes these coding regions:
- the HK3 gene encoding hexokinase-3 isoform X4, with the translated sequence MPHIEREELNPEESDQLLLLPGGHPPLWNHMDSIGPVGLQQREGAPGCSQEGLPCPSDSSELVLECLQQFKVTETQLQQIQASLLGSMEQALRGQATPASAVRMLPTYVGSTPHGTEQGDFVVLELGATGASLRVLWVTLMGTEGHRMEPQSQEFVIPPEVMLGPGQQLFDFAAHCLSEFLDALPMDKQGLQLGFSFSFPCHQTGLDRSTLISWTKGFRCSGVEGHDVVQLLRDAIKRQGAYSIDVVAVVNDTVGTMMGCEPGVGPCEVGLVVDTGTNACYMEEARHVAVLDEDRGRVCISVEWGSFSDDGVLGPVLTTFDHALDRESLNPGAQRFEKMIGGLYLGELVRLVLAHLAQRGVLFGGCTSPALLSRGSILLEHVAETEDTLCPSSPLAGAARVHALLQDLGLSVGASDAELVQYVCAAVFTRAARLCAAALAAVLSRLQHSREQQMLQIAVATGGQVFERHPSFLSILQETVKLLAPECDVSFIPSVDGGGRGVAMVTAVAARLAAHRRLLEETLAPFRLNHKQLAAVQAQMREAMVKGLRGEASSLRMLPTYVRATPDGTERGDFLALDLGGTNFRVLLVRVTAGGVKITSQVYSIPEDVAQGSGQQLFDHIVDCIVDFQQKQGLSGQSLPLGFTFSFPCRQLGLDQGILLNWTKGFSASDCEGQDVVCLLREAIGRRQAVELNVVAIVNDTVGTMMSCGYEDPRCEVGLIVGEEGPALLCSYCRMLIHCLLLIPQELAQMPATWRSFGTWQLWLGTQATCASIWSGVPLGMMALWTCLEPALMQMWTRHPSTLASRALRR
- the HK3 gene encoding hexokinase-3 isoform X3: MEQALRGQATPASAVRMLPTYVGSTPHGTEQGDFVVLELGATGASLRVLWVTLMGTEGHRMEPQSQEFVIPPEVMLGPGQQLFDFAAHCLSEFLDALPMDKQGLQLGFSFSFPCHQTGLDRSTLISWTKGFRCSGVEGHDVVQLLRDAIKRQGAYSIDVVAVVNDTVGTMMGCEPGVGPCEVGLVVDTGTNACYMEEARHVAVLDEDRGRVCISVEWGSFSDDGVLGPVLTTFDHALDRESLNPGAQRFEKMIGGLYLGELVRLVLAHLAQRGVLFGGCTSPALLSRGSILLEHVAETEDTLCPSSPLAGAARVHALLQDLGLSVGASDAELVQYVCAAVFTRAARLCAAALAAVLSRLQHSREQQMLQIAVATGGQVFERHPSFLSILQETVKLLAPECDVSFIPSVDGGGRGVAMVTAVAARLAAHRRLLEETLAPFRLNHKQLAAVQAQMREAMVKGLRGEASSLRMLPTYVRATPDGTERGDFLALDLGGTNFRVLLVRVTAGGVKITSQVYSIPEDVAQGSGQQLFDHIVDCIVDFQQKQGLSGQSLPLGFTFSFPCRQLGLDQGILLNWTKGFSASDCEGQDVVCLLREAIGRRQAVELNVVAIVNDTVGTMMSCGYEDPRCEVGLIVGTGTNACYMEELRNVAAVAGDSGHMCINMEWGAFGDDGSLDLLRTCFDANVDQASINPGKQSFEKMISGMYLGEIVRHILLRLTSLGVLFRGQQTQRLQTRDIFKTKFLSEIESDSLALRQVRAILEDLGLPLTSDDALMVLEVCQAVSQRAAQLCGAGVAAVVEKIRENRGLEELTVSVGVDGTLYKLHPHFSGLVAATVRELAPRCAVTFLQSEDGSGKGAALVTAVACRLAQMARV